The Clostridia bacterium genome includes a region encoding these proteins:
- a CDS encoding translation initiation factor IF-3 gives MTKELRINEEIRAREVRLIGPDGQQLGIVPLRDALAMAHEKGLDLVEVAPTARPIVCKIMDYGRYRYEQSKREREARKKQRVINIKEVKLRLGIEEHDFQVKARNAMRFLENGDKVKVTIMFRGREIAHAHLGQKLCDRLASLVEGKAQVEKAPQVEGRNMIMILSPKQE, from the coding sequence ATTACTAAAGAATTGCGCATCAATGAGGAGATTCGCGCCCGGGAAGTTCGGTTGATCGGTCCGGACGGCCAGCAACTGGGCATAGTACCCCTGCGTGATGCCTTGGCCATGGCTCATGAAAAAGGCCTGGATTTGGTGGAAGTCGCGCCTACTGCCCGGCCCATAGTCTGTAAGATAATGGATTACGGGCGCTACCGGTATGAGCAGAGTAAACGGGAGCGAGAAGCCCGCAAGAAGCAACGGGTAATCAACATCAAAGAAGTCAAGTTGCGATTGGGAATTGAAGAGCACGACTTTCAGGTCAAGGCCAGAAACGCCATGCGGTTTTTGGAGAACGGGGACAAGGTAAAAGTAACCATAATGTTTCGTGGGCGCGAAATTGCTCATGCGCACTTAGGACAGAAGCTATGCGATCGATTGGCCAGCCTAGTGGAGGGGAAGGCCCAAGTGGAAAAGGCTCCTCAGGTGGAAGGCCGCAATATGATCATGATCCTAAGCCCCAAACAAGAGTAA
- the rpmI gene encoding 50S ribosomal protein L35, whose protein sequence is MPKMKTHRGAAKRFRITGTKKIKRAKAFKSHLLGKKPAKRKRALREATLVSNADMKKLRKLLPYA, encoded by the coding sequence ATGCCCAAAATGAAGACTCATCGGGGCGCAGCCAAGCGCTTTCGGATTACCGGAACCAAGAAAATCAAGCGGGCCAAAGCCTTTAAGAGCCACTTGCTGGGGAAGAAGCCGGCTAAGCGCAAGCGAGCGCTCCGGGAGGCCACCCTGGTAAGCAATGCAGATATGAAAAAGCTCAGGAAGCTGCTTCCCTATGCCTAG
- the rplT gene encoding 50S ribosomal protein L20 produces MARVKRGVTKHRRHKKILKLAKGYYGAKSKLFRPANEQVLKSLAYAYAHRREKKGDFRKLWIARINAAARANGLSYSRFINGLKLAGVEINRKILADLAVKDTSAFNQLVDVAKEKLQS; encoded by the coding sequence ATGGCTAGGGTTAAGAGGGGTGTTACCAAACACCGCCGCCATAAAAAGATTCTCAAGCTGGCCAAGGGCTATTATGGAGCCAAATCCAAGCTTTTCCGTCCTGCCAACGAGCAGGTGCTAAAATCCCTGGCTTATGCCTACGCCCACCGCCGCGAAAAGAAGGGCGATTTTCGTAAGCTCTGGATTGCTAGGATCAATGCCGCTGCTCGGGCCAACGGCCTCTCCTATAGCCGGTTCATCAACGGCCTTAAGCTGGCAGGGGTAGAAATCAATCGCAAGATCCTGGCCGATCTGGCCGTAAAAGATACCTCGGCCTTCAACCAGCTGGTAGATGTAGCCAAGGAAAAACTACAAAGCTAG
- a CDS encoding Trk family potassium uptake protein — MAEQPASQRGISPPRVLALGFAAVILTGTLLLSLPVASRSGVPISPVDALFTATSATCVTGLVVVDTAKDYSLFGQLVILAMIQIGGLGIMTMSTLVFLAIGRHITFRERLLIQESLNQIRVQGVVRLARYVLLITAVIETVGALILTVRWSGELGWGRAAYYGVFHAISAFCNAGFDLFSVSLVNYRGDIAVILVITSLIILGGLGFSVLAEVLSGKPPSRFSLHTKMALKVTAGLILAGFVMVLLLEMHNPDTLGQEGWRVKILSSYFHSVTPRTAGFNTLPVGQMHPATLFLTCMLMFIGASPGGTGGGIKTTTFATIGLLVASILRGKLDVEVGGRRLPPETVKRAIAIASISMGWVLAATTMLLVTEPFPLLNVLFEVISAFGTVGLSTGITPQLSLGGKIIIILTMYLGRVGPLTLAFALAERFRRRGNLHFPEENIIVG, encoded by the coding sequence ATGGCTGAGCAACCTGCGTCACAGCGGGGCATCAGCCCGCCGCGGGTCCTGGCCCTAGGATTTGCGGCGGTGATTTTAACTGGTACTTTACTTCTAAGCCTTCCCGTGGCTAGTCGCTCGGGTGTCCCCATCTCTCCGGTGGACGCCCTCTTTACTGCTACCTCGGCCACTTGCGTCACCGGCTTGGTGGTGGTGGACACCGCCAAAGATTATTCTTTATTTGGGCAACTAGTTATCCTAGCCATGATCCAAATCGGCGGGTTGGGCATAATGACCATGTCCACTCTGGTCTTTCTTGCCATTGGCCGGCACATCACCTTTCGGGAACGGCTCCTCATCCAGGAATCCCTAAACCAGATTCGGGTACAGGGGGTAGTGCGGCTGGCCCGGTATGTATTGCTGATCACGGCGGTTATTGAAACGGTGGGGGCCCTAATCCTTACTGTGCGCTGGTCGGGAGAACTAGGCTGGGGGCGAGCCGCTTACTACGGAGTGTTCCACGCCATTTCCGCCTTCTGCAACGCTGGCTTCGATTTATTCTCGGTGAGCCTGGTCAATTACCGGGGAGACATTGCCGTCATATTAGTAATTACCAGTCTGATTATCCTGGGAGGGCTGGGATTTAGCGTTCTCGCCGAAGTGCTCTCGGGCAAACCGCCCTCCCGATTTTCCTTACATACCAAAATGGCCCTCAAGGTGACGGCCGGGCTAATCCTAGCCGGTTTTGTTATGGTGCTGTTGCTGGAAATGCATAATCCCGACACCCTGGGGCAGGAGGGATGGAGGGTAAAGATTCTTTCCTCCTATTTCCATTCAGTTACTCCCCGAACCGCCGGGTTTAATACTTTACCGGTGGGACAGATGCACCCAGCCACGCTGTTTTTGACCTGCATGCTCATGTTTATCGGTGCCTCTCCCGGGGGTACTGGGGGCGGCATCAAGACCACCACCTTTGCCACCATCGGCCTGTTGGTAGCGAGCATCCTGAGGGGAAAACTAGATGTGGAGGTGGGTGGCCGGCGTTTGCCGCCGGAGACCGTCAAACGAGCCATTGCCATTGCTTCCATTTCCATGGGATGGGTCCTGGCGGCTACCACCATGCTGCTCGTAACCGAACCCTTTCCTTTGCTCAATGTCTTGTTTGAAGTGATTTCCGCCTTTGGTACCGTAGGTTTATCTACCGGCATAACCCCCCAACTGTCCCTTGGGGGTAAGATTATTATAATCCTGACCATGTATTTAGGGAGAGTAGGGCCTTTGACCTTGGCGTTTGCTCTGGCCGAGCGCTTCCGTCGCCGGGGCAATCTGCACTTTCCTGAGGAGAACATAATTGTCGGGTAA
- a CDS encoding TrkA family potassium uptake protein, with translation MKQFAVIGLGRFGSSVARTLAQMGHEVLAIDTSEERVDAISQEVTRAVQLDAMDEDSLQAVGIRNFDTVVVAIGENIQASILVALILKELGVKHVVVKASNELHGKVLEKIGVDKVIYPERDMGTRLARYLGSKHLVDYLDLSPDYSIVEVEVDERMAGKTLAQLDLRARKGLSVVAIRRGANIIMGPGGDDAVQRGDILVVIGGKRDLEKLESGR, from the coding sequence TTGAAGCAGTTTGCAGTAATTGGGCTGGGGCGGTTTGGATCCAGCGTGGCCCGTACCCTGGCCCAGATGGGGCACGAGGTGCTGGCCATTGACACCTCGGAGGAGAGGGTGGATGCCATCAGCCAGGAGGTCACCCGAGCGGTGCAACTGGATGCCATGGACGAAGATTCCTTGCAGGCAGTAGGCATTCGCAACTTCGATACTGTGGTGGTGGCCATTGGCGAAAACATCCAGGCCAGCATTTTGGTGGCGCTAATTCTCAAGGAGCTAGGGGTCAAACATGTGGTGGTCAAGGCCTCAAATGAACTCCACGGAAAGGTGCTGGAAAAAATCGGGGTGGACAAAGTTATCTACCCGGAGCGGGATATGGGCACCCGCCTGGCCCGCTATCTAGGCAGTAAGCACCTGGTGGATTACCTGGATTTATCTCCGGATTACAGCATTGTCGAAGTAGAGGTTGATGAGCGCATGGCCGGCAAGACCTTGGCGCAATTGGATCTTCGGGCCCGGAAAGGCTTGAGCGTGGTGGCCATTCGCCGGGGAGCCAACATAATCATGGGCCCTGGTGGCGATGACGCGGTTCAGCGGGGGGACATTTTAGTAGTTATAGGCGGAAAGCGAGATTTGGAGAAGCTTGAAAGTGGGCGTTGA